From the Macaca thibetana thibetana isolate TM-01 chromosome 12, ASM2454274v1, whole genome shotgun sequence genome, one window contains:
- the SCRN3 gene encoding secernin-3 isoform X2, whose translation MEPFSCDTFVALPPATVDNRIIFGKNSDRLCDEVQEVVYFPAAVHNNLGEHLKCTYIEIDQVPETYAVVLSRPAWLWGAEMGANEHGVCIGNEAVWGREEVCDEEALLGMDLVRLGLERADTAEKALNVIVDLLEKYGQGGNCTEGRMVFSYHNSFLIADRNEAWILETAGKYWAAEKVQEGVRNISNQLSITTKIDREHPDMRNYAKRKGWWDGKKEFDFAAAYSYLDTAKMMTSSGRYCEGYKLLKKHKGNITFETMMEILRDKPSGINMEGEFLTTASMVSILPQDSSLPCIHFFTGTPDPERVETRFHLVAQAGLQLLASRDPPALVSQSVGITGMSHCIQSSYILDLFLSLSYSCHIFHNYWIPVHQHLNLKI comes from the exons atggaaCCTTTTTCCTGTGACACGTTCGTGGCATTACCTCCAGCAACAGTCGATAACAggattatttttggaaaaaattcagATAGACTCTGTGATGAAGTACAAGAGGTAGTTTATTTTCCTGCTGCAGTTCATAATAACCTGGGAGAACATCTTAAG tgtacGTATATAGAAATTGATCAAGTTCCTGAAACGTATGCTGTTGTCCTGAGTCGCCCAGCATGGTTGTGGGGGGCAGAAATGGGAGCCAATGAGCATGGAGTTTGCATTGGGAATGAAGCTGTATGGGGAAGAGAAGAAGTTTGTGACGAAGAAGCACTATTAGGAATGGATCTTGTCAG acttGGCCTTGAAAGAGCTGATACAGCTGAAAAAGCCCTCAATGTCATTGTTGACTTATTAGAAAAATATGGCCAGGGTGGAAATTGCACAGAGGGTAGGATGGTATTTAGCTATCACAACAGTTTCCTAATAGCTGATAGGAATGAAGCCTGGATTCTGGAGACTGCAGGGAAGTACTGGGCAGCAGAAAAAGTACAAG AGGGAGTTCGTAATATTTCTAATCAGCTTTCCATAACAACCAAGATAGACCGGGAACACCCAGACATGAGAAACTATGCTAAGCGGAAAGGTTGGTGGGATGGTAAAAAGGAGTTTGATTTTGCTGCAGCATATTCCTATCTTGACACAGCCAAGATGATGACTTCATCAGGCAGATACTGTGAAGGCTACAAGCTTCTAAAGAAGCACAAAG GAAATATAACTTTTGAAACAATGATGGAAATTCTTCGAGATAAACCAAGTGGCATTAATATGGAGGGAGAATTCCTGACCACTGCAAGCATGGTTTCTATTTTACCTCAAGACTCCAGCCTTCCTTGCATTCACTTCTTTACAGGGACTCCTGATCCTGAGAG agtagagacaagatttcaccttgttgcccaggctggtctccaactcctggcctcacgtgatccacctgccttagtctcccaaagtgttgggattacaggcatgagccactgcatccagtccAGTTATATTTTAG ATCTGTTTTTAAGCCTTTCATATTCATGCCACATATTTCACAATTATTGGATACCAGTTCACCAACATTTGAACTTGAAGATCTAG